The sequence GCAAACGGCCACGCTGCCCCGGGGACGGCCGTCCTCATCCAGGAGGGGGCGGGCACTCACCGTGATCCAGCGCTCTTCGGCGGCGTCGGGCCGCACCAGCATCTCCACGTCATCCAGGGACTCGCCGCGGAGAGCGCGGAGACTGGGCACCTGATCCGCGGGGAACGGCGTGACACCGTCGGTTTGGTAGAAGCCGAAGTGGCGCGGCCAGTCGGCCATGGGTGGGGGCGTGGCGGGACGGCCGAACAAGCGTTCGGCGGCGCGGTTGAAGACCAGGAAGCGGCCCTGCTCGTCGTGCACGACGACCGCCTCGCCCATGCTGTCCACAATGGATTGCAGGATGCGCGTCTGTTCCCCGAGCGCACGCGCGGCGTGCTGGCGCTGACGGTCGATGCGGTCCAGCATGACCGCGTTCACCCAGGCGAGGGCGCCGAAGACCACGGCACTGCTGGTGGCGAACAAGGCTACGCCGAAGCGTGAGTCATAGAGATGGTGAGTTTCGCCTTGCAGGCGCAGCCAACCCAGAATGGTGGGAGCCAGCAAGGCGGCAGGAAACAAGCGTCGGGCCATCATGCCGCCTATGGTGTCGCTGGCGAAGGGGGCCGTGGGTCCCTGCTCGAGGCGGGAGGAAAGGACACCCAGGCTGAGCAGGAGAAAGGTGGCCGTGGTATGGAGTGCAATCGGGGTGAACGATCCCAGGGCATAGAGATGCCGGACGCCATAGGCGTAGCCGATCAGACACAGGAAGGCGGCCAGGAAGACGGCGGTGGCCAGGCAGAACCGCAGCCACTGGCCAACACGGCGGGAGGTCTCCATGAGGAGAAGGGCCAAGCCGAGCAGGAGAAAGTTCAGAGCGGTGACGGGCGCCATCCGTCCGAGATGCGAGGTCTCGACCGCCGGCCCGGTTTCGGTAAAGAGCAACTGGTCAATCCCGGCGTTCCAGGTGAAGACGTACTCGCTCAGGCTCAGTGCTCCAACCAGGGCCACGAGACCGGCACAAGTCATGGCGGCGAAGCGAAGGCCACGCTTCCCCTCGGAAAGCGAGTCGGGCGCCAGAAGCCAGAGGGCGATGCCGGTCAACACGAAGCTCAGGGCAGTGTTGAACTTCATGGCCACCAGGTCAGGAAGCACGCTCTTGAGGGAGGCGATGTCGAAGAGCCAACCACAGAGGACGACAAGACCGACCAGGGTGGTGCCAAGGCCGGCCGCGCGGGCGAAACGGCGAAAAGAATGGAGAAGATTGATAGAGGCGAACGTCGCCGCACGCAGGGGGCTACCCTGGCGGGCCGTGCCGATCAAGCTGGACGCGCCGCTCATGTCTTGCTCCGCAGCGGTATGCGAACGGGGCCGGGGAGCTCAGCGCACCAAGCCGTGCTGCGACGGGCGGTGCAACCACTGGACCGCGGCGGAGCCGGTACGCAGGGCATGCTCCCGCAGGCGAGCCTGGGCTTCCGCCGGGGTCAGCTTGCGCAGCTCCGGCTTCTGGTAGGGACGCTTGCGCGGGCCGCCGTTGCTGAGTTCTTTCAAGCCAAATCCTCCACGAGGACAGCGCCAGCCGCGCGGGAGGTCCACGCTCACGCGATGACAGCGCACCTCCATGCTAGGGTGGCCCTGGCTTCCGCCAGCCGGGAAAGCGCTGCCGCGAGTAGAAGCGGTTCCCTCCCTGGGACAAGTGCCGTTTTGGGAAAGAAGCAGGCCGGGGGAGCATGGAGGCCATTTAGAATGGCGGTTCCGGGTTTCGGCGAAGGAGCGAGGACCAGGCCTTGATCTCACGCTACACGCGCCCCGAGATGGGGCACATCTGGACAGACGAGAACAAGTTCCGCATGTGGCTGGCGGTCGAACTGGCGGCCACGGGAACGCTGGCTGAAGCCGGCATCGTGCCGCAGGACGCGGCGGCTGCCATCCGGGCGAAAGCAGACTTCAACGTGGCCCGCATCCTGGCCATCGAGGCGGAGGTGAAGCACGACGTCATCGCCTTCACCACGGCGGTGGCGGAGCACATCGGTCCGGAGTCACGCTGGTTGCACTACGGGCTGACTTCGAACGACATCGTAGATACCGCCCAGGCGCTGCAGGTGAAGGCAGCGTCGGAGATCCTGCTGCGCGACCTGGAGAGATTGAGCGCGGTGCTGAAGCGGCGGGCGTTGGAGTTTCAGCGCACACCCATGATCGGGCGCACGCATGGCGTGCATGCCGAGCCCATCACCTTCGGGTTGAAGCTGGCCAACTGGTACAGCGAGATCGAGCGGCAAAGGCAGCGGCTGGAGCACGCCGCGGAAGAGATGCGTGTGGGCAAACTGTCCGGCGCGGTGGGCAACTGCGCGCACCTCGATCCCGAGCTGGAAGAGAGGATCTGCGAGAAACTGGGGCTGAAGGTGACGGCGGTGTCGTCGCAGGTCATCAGCCGCGACCGGCACGCGAATTACCTGGGAACGCTGGCGGGGATCGCCTCGTCGCTGGACAAGTTCGCCACCGAGATCCGGCACCTGCAGCGCACCGAGGTGCGGGAAGCGGAGGAGTACTTCAGCGAGAAGCAGAAGGGCTCCTCGGCCATGCCGCACAAGCGCAATCCCGTCACCTGCGAACAGATCTGCGGGCTGGCGCGGGTGGTGCGCGCCAACGTGCAGCCGGCGCTGGAGAACGTGGCGCTGTGGCACGAGCGCGACATTTCGCATTCGTCGGTGGAACGGGTCATCCTGCCGGACTCCACCATTCTGGTGGACTACCTGTTGCACAAGACTACCGGCCTGGTGGACCGCCTGCTGGTGTATCCCAAGCGCATGCTCGAGAACCTGGAGAGCACCGGAGGCCTGGTGTTCAGCGGGCAACTGCTGCTGGACCTGACGGAAGGGGGCGTGCTGCGCGAGAAAGCCTACCGGCTGGTGCAGCGCCATGCCATGCGGGCGTGGAAGGAAGGGCAGAACTTCCGCGAGCTGGTGATGAAAGACAAGCAGATCACCTCGCGCCTGCCAGGGAAGAGACTGGAGCAGGTGTTCGAGCTGAAGCGGCAGTTACGAAACGTGAACAAGATCTTTGCGAGAGTATTCGGAAAGAACCCACCGCGGAGAACACGAAGAGCGAGGAGAAAACCAAGAACCAGGAAATAAGAGACCTGGCCGCTCTTAGTTCGGATACCGCAAGTAGCCTAGGCCGACGCGCATGTTGTGATGCACGCTGCTGGGGACGGTGACGGCGAAAGCCAGTCCCAGAATGAAGTGGGCCAGCGCGAGGGCGTGAGCGTTGCGGGCGTGGCGAAAGACGTCGCAGGAGATGAGGCCGAAAAGCAGCGTGGCCAGCACCATGGACTCGTTGGGAATGTGGGCCAGCGAGTAGAGCAAGGCGGCGGCCAGCACGCCGCGACGGCCGCTTCCCAGCGCACTCTCCAGTCGCAAAAAGAAGAACGACTGCAGCAGGAATTGCTGCACCCATGCCCAGGGCAGGTAGAACAGGGCATGGAGCACGGCCGGGCGGTTGCCGAACAGGGGATGGAGCGTTCCGTCGAGCCAGGCCGCGAGGAGCATGATTCCAGCTACGCACAGCGCGCCGGGAACCACCCACAGAGTGTCCTTGAAGCCCGCGCGTCCCAGGCCGAGGCTGCGAAACCGCTTGCGGCCCAGGATCGTGCAGGCCAACACCCAGACCAGCGCAGCGAAAGACCACCAGGACTGCTGCGGTTGGGGAGTCCAGAGCGCGGCCTCGATCAGACCGTACGCTACGGCGACTTCGAGCAGATCGCGGAACATGGGGTCATGTCGTCATCTTGTCATCTGCGAACATCATAGACGGTTGATCAGCGAGGCGACGTAACCGGCGCCGAAGCCGTTGTCGATGTTCACCACGCTGACGTTGGACGCGCAGGAATTCAGCATGCCGAGCAGCGCGGCCAATCCTTCGAACGAAGCGCCGTAGCCGACGCCGGTCGGCACGGCGATAACCGGAACGCCCACTAACCCGCCGACCACGCTGGGTAATGCGCCCTCCATCCCGGCGCAAACGATAACCACGCGCGCGTGAGTGAGCGAATCGCGGTGAGCGAACAGACGATGGATGCCGGCGACGCCCACGTCATAGATGTGCTCGACGGCGTTGCCCATGAGCTCGGCGGTAACCACCGCCTCCTCGGCCACGGGGATGTCGCCGGTACCGGCGGAGACGATGACAATCTTTCCCTTTCCATGACGTTTGTGGTCACGATGCAGGACGATGGCGCGAGCCAGTTCCTCATAACGGGCACGGCGTACACGCTTGCGTACGGCGGCGTAGTGCTCGCGGGAAGCGCGTGTGGCCAAGACGTTCGCGCCGTGGCGGGCCAGGCGCTCGAAAATGCGCGCGGTCTGCGCGGGCGACTTGCCCTCGGCCAGAACCACCTCCGGCATGCCGGCGCGCAGCGGGCGGTGGTGGTCCACTTTGGCGAACCCGAGGTCCTCGAAGGGCATGTGGCGCAGGCGGCGGACGGCCTCGTCGGGGGAGAGGCGGCCCCGGCGGACTTCACCGAACAGCTTGCGCAAGGCTTCGGGATTCATGGCGACACAGCGAGGGTAACATTGCCGGGCGGTTCGGGGGTCGCCATTGAATCATTGAGTCATGGATTCATGGAAAAGCGGGCGCTGGTACACTGCATGCCTGCACAGGTTGCCATGCCGGCCCTGAAAACACCGACGAATCTGACGGTCGCCATCACCGGCGCAAGCGGAGCCATCTTCGCGCGCGAGCTGTTGCGCCTGCTGGAACGTGACAAGCGGGTGGGGCACGTCAACCTGGTGGTCTCGGAACATGCGCTGCGGGTGCTGGCGGAAGAACTGGGTCTGCGCGGGCGCTCGAACCTGGTGGCGCAGGTGGTAGGGCGCAAGTCGAAAAAGATCCGCGAGCAGAGCAACGCCAACATCGGGGCGAACATCGCCAGCGGATCGTATCCGACCGACGCCATGATCGTGATGCCGTGCAGCATGGGGACGTTGGCGCGCATCGCCAACGGCCTGGCCACGCGGCTGCTGGAACGCGCCGCCGATGTGTGCCTGAAGGAGAAACGGCCGCTGGTGCTGTGCGTGCGCGAGACGCCGCTGAACAAGATCCACATTCGCAACATGTATCGCGCGGCCGACGCGGGGGCGACCATCTTTCCCTTGATCCCCGCGTTGTACAACCAGCCCTCGGGCGCGGAAGCGATGGCGCGGCAATTTGCCTGCCGCGTGCTGGCCCACGTAGGACTGGAGCAAGAGGGGATGTATCGCTGGGAGGGCTAGCGCAACCAGAGGAGCGAGCCGGCGAGGACCAGCGCCGTGACCAGAAGGAAGGCTCCCGCCTGGAGGCGAAACTTTCCCCTTCCCAACACGACCGCCAGCAGCGTCTTGAGGATGGAGTTGGAAATCACGCCGACCGTAATCGCTTGAGCGCCCAGGGCGATGGCGGTGTTGTTGCGTGACATGGAGATGGTGAGCGCGTCCATGTCGGTGAGTCCAAGGACGGCAGCGGCTAGCAGCAGACCGGCTTCGCCAAAGCGCTGCTGCATGGCGTGGACGCCGAACAATACCACCTGAAAAAGCGCAGCCATCTGCAGGGCGCTCCACACCTGCAACGGGTTCTTCATCTCTACCGGAGAAGGAGCCTCCGGCGGACCTCGACGCAGGAGCGGCAGCAGGGCGGCGGCGCCCAACAGGAAAGGCACAGCGAAGTGGGGAATCAGAGCCAGCGTCAGCGGAGGGCTGAGCACGGTGGTCGCGGTGAGGATGCGGAGAAACATCACCGTACAGGCGGCGACTACGCCCAGGGCAAGCGGGCCGCGCGTCCGCGCTTCCTCGCGGCTGAGGCGCGCGAAGGTGAAGGTCACGTTGGTGGAGGAGACCATGCCGCCGAGCAGTCCCGCGAGCGGGTAGCCCAGGCGATCGCCGACCAGGCGGCGGGCGATATATCCGCCGAAGCTGAGACCGGAGAAAAACAGGGTGAGCATCCAGAGCAAGCGCGGCCGGATGCCGCCCAGCGGCCCGTACGGGCCCTCGGGCAAAAGCGGCAGGATGACGACGGCCATGACGGCGAAGCGGATGCCGGCGCGGAGAGAGACGTCGTCGATGCGCGCCACCATGGCGTGGAGCTGCGATTTTTCCGCCAGCAGCAGGACCGTGAGGGCGAAGATGGCGCTGGCCAGGCGCAGGTGTCCGATGCCGCTGAGCAGGCCGGCGCCCAGCACCACCAGCGCCGCGACCTCGGTGGTGGCTTCCACGCTGTGCCGGGCGGAGGAAACGTATGCCGCCACCACCAACGCCGCGCCGGCAGCCAGCAGGATGGCGGCGAAGACGGTGTACTGGACCGCCCACAGCCATCCCGCCATGCCGGCCATACCGCCCAGCAGGGTGAAGGTGCGGATGCCGGCGAAGCGCGCGTCCGGTCCGGAGGCGTGCCCGGACCATTCGCGCTCCAGTCCTACGGCCGCGCCGCCCAGCGCCGCGGTCAGCAGGCCGACGATACTTTCCAGTTCGGCAGGCAAGGGAAAGGAAGCGTAGCACAGGGCGGTGCGGGCTTCGGTGACCCGCCCGTATGCGGACGGAAAAGTTGACGTTGACCCGACTGTGAAAGCGTATTAGGGTGAGCGTACACGGGAAAGGAGGTGGTCCATGGAACAGGACGGTAGATGTATTCGTGAGGTGGCTGAGGCTTAGGGCGTTTGCTCTAACCTTCTGCAACTTCTGGAAGTTGAGGAGTTGGCAGTGGCCACTGTTTCATCAAGAGTGACCGCCTCAGGCCAATCCCAACAGCTTACCGGCGACCCGCCGGCTCAGGAATGAGCTGGCGGGTCGTGACATTTTGGGGGCCCAGTTCGCGACGATTCCCTGCGACAAGCGCCCAGCGACCGGTGACAGAAGGCTACTTGGTTTTCATGACATACACGCCGTCCCAGTCCGGGGGAGGGTTCTCGACCACGAACTCGCAGGAACGCGAGAGAAACACACGTGAGGGACCATCGTCGGGGTGAAGCTCGAGCAGAGACTGGAATTTCTGGGCGGCGGCCTCCCACTCACGGCGGCGGTAGGCGGCCATCGCGTCTTCGAAAGCGGCAAGCAGCGCGGCATGGCGGGAACCATCTCCCGCAACATCGAGTAATTCGTAGATACCCACCGGCTGGGCCTTGCCCTTGACCCGTATGCGGTCGAGCTCGCGGCCGACAAAGTCTTTGGCCACCTGCTGCCAGGTGCCTTCGCTCAACACGATGCGCACCCCGTACTCCTTGGTGAGTCCTTCCAGGCGGGAGGCGAGGTTGACGTTGTCGCCCATGACGGTCCAGTTGAAGCGTTTGTCGGAGCCCATGTTGCCCACGTTGACGGGGCCGGTGTTCACGCCCACGCCGATGGCCAGGGTCTTGCGTCCGGCGGCGCGCCACTGGGCGTTGAGCTCTTCCAGGCGCGCGCACATGTCAAGCGCGGCGAGGCAGGCGCGCTGGGCGTGGTCTTCCTGCGGGTAGGGCGAACCCCAGAACGCCATGATGGCGTCGCCAATGTACTTGTCGAGCGTGCCCCAGCGGCGGATGACGATGTCGCTCATCTCATTCAGGTATTCGTTGAGCAAGCGGACCAACTCGTCGGGCGTCATGCCCTCGGACATGGCGGTGAAGCCGCGAATGTCGGAGAACATCACGGAGAGTTCCTTCAGCTCGCCGCCGCGGCGCAGGTAGCGAGCGGGGTCGTTCTCCAGCAGGCGGATGACGCCGGGCGAGACGTACTGCGAGAAGGTGCGGCGGACTTTGCGCTTCTCGCGCTCCTCGAAAATCATGCGGAAGCTGGTGACGCTGCCGTAATTGGCCAGCAGCGTTCCGGCGGGCACGACGAAACTCAACCACATGCCCCACTTGGCGAACGCCAGGTGCAGGCCGCCCATGAACAGCAGCAGCACCACCACCGCGGTTACGGTGGCGAGGATGGGACGGATGCGCCCGAACCAGACGCCCAGCACCAGGCCAAACGCCACAATCGCCACCAGATCGATGATTTCTTCGCGGCTGCCGCGACTGAGGAAACTGCGGGCAGGATCATTGAGGTGCAGCAGGTTGTCGATGATGTTGGCGTGGATCTCGACGCCCATGTAGGCAACTTCGCGGTCCACTTGCTGGAGCTTGCCTTCGTC is a genomic window of Terriglobales bacterium containing:
- a CDS encoding PAS domain-containing protein, with product MSGASSLIGTARQGSPLRAATFASINLLHSFRRFARAAGLGTTLVGLVVLCGWLFDIASLKSVLPDLVAMKFNTALSFVLTGIALWLLAPDSLSEGKRGLRFAAMTCAGLVALVGALSLSEYVFTWNAGIDQLLFTETGPAVETSHLGRMAPVTALNFLLLGLALLLMETSRRVGQWLRFCLATAVFLAAFLCLIGYAYGVRHLYALGSFTPIALHTTATFLLLSLGVLSSRLEQGPTAPFASDTIGGMMARRLFPAALLAPTILGWLRLQGETHHLYDSRFGVALFATSSAVVFGALAWVNAVMLDRIDRQRQHAARALGEQTRILQSIVDSMGEAVVVHDEQGRFLVFNRAAERLFGRPATPPPMADWPRHFGFYQTDGVTPFPADQVPSLRALRGESLDDVEMLVRPDAAEERWITVSARPLLDEDGRPRGSVAVC
- the purB gene encoding adenylosuccinate lyase; its protein translation is MISRYTRPEMGHIWTDENKFRMWLAVELAATGTLAEAGIVPQDAAAAIRAKADFNVARILAIEAEVKHDVIAFTTAVAEHIGPESRWLHYGLTSNDIVDTAQALQVKAASEILLRDLERLSAVLKRRALEFQRTPMIGRTHGVHAEPITFGLKLANWYSEIERQRQRLEHAAEEMRVGKLSGAVGNCAHLDPELEERICEKLGLKVTAVSSQVISRDRHANYLGTLAGIASSLDKFATEIRHLQRTEVREAEEYFSEKQKGSSAMPHKRNPVTCEQICGLARVVRANVQPALENVALWHERDISHSSVERVILPDSTILVDYLLHKTTGLVDRLLVYPKRMLENLESTGGLVFSGQLLLDLTEGGVLREKAYRLVQRHAMRAWKEGQNFRELVMKDKQITSRLPGKRLEQVFELKRQLRNVNKIFARVFGKNPPRRTRRARRKPRTRK
- a CDS encoding CPBP family glutamic-type intramembrane protease, producing the protein MFRDLLEVAVAYGLIEAALWTPQPQQSWWSFAALVWVLACTILGRKRFRSLGLGRAGFKDTLWVVPGALCVAGIMLLAAWLDGTLHPLFGNRPAVLHALFYLPWAWVQQFLLQSFFFLRLESALGSGRRGVLAAALLYSLAHIPNESMVLATLLFGLISCDVFRHARNAHALALAHFILGLAFAVTVPSSVHHNMRVGLGYLRYPN
- the larB gene encoding nickel pincer cofactor biosynthesis protein LarB, with the translated sequence MNPEALRKLFGEVRRGRLSPDEAVRRLRHMPFEDLGFAKVDHHRPLRAGMPEVVLAEGKSPAQTARIFERLARHGANVLATRASREHYAAVRKRVRRARYEELARAIVLHRDHKRHGKGKIVIVSAGTGDIPVAEEAVVTAELMGNAVEHIYDVGVAGIHRLFAHRDSLTHARVVIVCAGMEGALPSVVGGLVGVPVIAVPTGVGYGASFEGLAALLGMLNSCASNVSVVNIDNGFGAGYVASLINRL
- a CDS encoding UbiX family flavin prenyltransferase, producing the protein MPAQVAMPALKTPTNLTVAITGASGAIFARELLRLLERDKRVGHVNLVVSEHALRVLAEELGLRGRSNLVAQVVGRKSKKIREQSNANIGANIASGSYPTDAMIVMPCSMGTLARIANGLATRLLERAADVCLKEKRPLVLCVRETPLNKIHIRNMYRAADAGATIFPLIPALYNQPSGAEAMARQFACRVLAHVGLEQEGMYRWEG
- a CDS encoding MgtC/SapB family protein; the encoded protein is MPAELESIVGLLTAALGGAAVGLEREWSGHASGPDARFAGIRTFTLLGGMAGMAGWLWAVQYTVFAAILLAAGAALVVAAYVSSARHSVEATTEVAALVVLGAGLLSGIGHLRLASAIFALTVLLLAEKSQLHAMVARIDDVSLRAGIRFAVMAVVILPLLPEGPYGPLGGIRPRLLWMLTLFFSGLSFGGYIARRLVGDRLGYPLAGLLGGMVSSTNVTFTFARLSREEARTRGPLALGVVAACTVMFLRILTATTVLSPPLTLALIPHFAVPFLLGAAALLPLLRRGPPEAPSPVEMKNPLQVWSALQMAALFQVVLFGVHAMQQRFGEAGLLLAAAVLGLTDMDALTISMSRNNTAIALGAQAITVGVISNSILKTLLAVVLGRGKFRLQAGAFLLVTALVLAGSLLWLR
- a CDS encoding adenylate/guanylate cyclase domain-containing protein — its product is LRTSSDNDRLLAESMQRAGNVILGHVFLGPEPAEAFSPEAAEAYFNVAWATAFPQVRPVGPRAGKFNIGDAWAERERGRGLVAQTVEANIVPLAEAARSFGFINNDPDADGTMRRALLLIRYQDLDWYPSLAFQVVREYIEVPDQNLVALINENGLERIEFGPYSLRPRPDSTVLINYAGAYGTYPHYSMVDVIEGSVPAATFRDKLVLLGPTALGIGDMRNTPFRSRKEWVRTDEGKLQQVDREVAYMGVEIHANIIDNLLHLNDPARSFLSRGSREEIIDLVAIVAFGLVLGVWFGRIRPILATVTAVVVLLLFMGGLHLAFAKWGMWLSFVVPAGTLLANYGSVTSFRMIFEEREKRKVRRTFSQYVSPGVIRLLENDPARYLRRGGELKELSVMFSDIRGFTAMSEGMTPDELVRLLNEYLNEMSDIVIRRWGTLDKYIGDAIMAFWGSPYPQEDHAQRACLAALDMCARLEELNAQWRAAGRKTLAIGVGVNTGPVNVGNMGSDKRFNWTVMGDNVNLASRLEGLTKEYGVRIVLSEGTWQQVAKDFVGRELDRIRVKGKAQPVGIYELLDVAGDGSRHAALLAAFEDAMAAYRRREWEAAAQKFQSLLELHPDDGPSRVFLSRSCEFVVENPPPDWDGVYVMKTK